The proteins below come from a single Edaphobacter acidisoli genomic window:
- a CDS encoding lysophospholipid acyltransferase family protein, whose protein sequence is MKRLRIEISAVGEFPWRGAVIANHLGYMDIVAFAALHPCVFVAKAEMESWPVLGWMTTMVGTVYVARGHGGSAAKARYGMQSAMAEGLPVVFFPEGTTTDGSTLLKFHAGLLAQAMASGFPVTAAHVHYSLGAGNAKGASVENDVCYWGDAKLVPHIFRFLGLREVKVEVRFAEKSIQFSDAALHRKLAALEARAAVLELAEQGESAGVCG, encoded by the coding sequence GTGAAGCGATTGCGAATCGAAATCAGTGCTGTTGGCGAGTTTCCATGGCGTGGTGCGGTCATCGCCAATCATCTTGGCTACATGGATATTGTTGCGTTCGCCGCGCTGCATCCATGCGTGTTTGTTGCGAAGGCCGAGATGGAATCGTGGCCTGTGCTGGGCTGGATGACGACCATGGTGGGCACGGTCTACGTGGCGCGTGGACATGGTGGCTCTGCTGCGAAGGCTCGTTATGGCATGCAATCTGCGATGGCCGAGGGCTTGCCGGTGGTGTTTTTTCCTGAAGGGACGACAACCGATGGAAGCACACTGCTGAAGTTTCATGCTGGATTGTTGGCACAGGCAATGGCAAGCGGCTTTCCGGTGACGGCGGCACACGTGCATTACAGCCTCGGAGCGGGAAACGCAAAGGGCGCTTCAGTGGAAAACGACGTATGTTATTGGGGCGATGCGAAGTTGGTCCCGCATATCTTTCGCTTTCTTGGTTTGCGCGAGGTAAAGGTGGAAGTGAGGTTTGCAGAAAAGTCGATCCAGTTTTCTGATGCTGCACTGCATCGCAAGTTGGCTGCGCTGGAAGCGCGGGCGGCGGTGCTTGAACTTGCAGAGCAGGGCGAAAGCGCCGGGGTTTGCGGATGA
- a CDS encoding DUF2062 domain-containing protein yields MTSGNPTVRKSARPIHHNWVYRRTVLPILALLRMGASPRKLAWSIAVGLLIGINPLLGTTTVFCLAAAFILRLNLVASQLANHVVYPLELLFVIPFIHIASKLFNLEPIPFSANELFHFARKHPIELIRQLWQWEWHAFVLWAALATVAVPLIALALTPLLRKLLFRVEHHQYPILHPIEHAEHNA; encoded by the coding sequence GTGACCTCAGGCAATCCAACGGTTCGAAAGAGTGCGCGACCCATTCACCACAACTGGGTTTACCGGCGCACCGTTCTGCCTATCCTCGCATTGCTCCGCATGGGAGCATCGCCCAGAAAGCTCGCATGGAGCATCGCAGTTGGTCTTCTCATTGGGATCAATCCTCTACTCGGAACTACAACTGTCTTTTGCCTTGCCGCAGCCTTTATCCTGCGACTCAATCTTGTCGCATCACAGCTGGCAAACCACGTCGTTTATCCTCTCGAACTGCTCTTCGTCATTCCGTTCATCCACATCGCCAGCAAACTGTTTAATCTGGAGCCAATTCCGTTTTCGGCAAACGAACTCTTCCACTTCGCCCGGAAGCATCCCATCGAACTCATCCGCCAGTTATGGCAGTGGGAGTGGCATGCCTTTGTGCTCTGGGCTGCACTGGCAACGGTAGCAGTTCCGCTCATCGCCCTGGCACTGACGCCATTGCTACGCAAGCTACTCTTTCGCGTCGAGCATCATCAATACCCTATCCTGCACCCGATCGAACACGCAGAGCACAACGCCTAA
- a CDS encoding S1/P1 nuclease, with translation MMKAKNLVRFAAAVALLPLMLVQQGFAWGNDGHRMINWLAAKYLPTDVPAFLRNGGALDAMDYLGPEPDRWRNKAEAELNAAQAPDHFIDLEMADMVGTLPKERYDFIRALAKVQAEHPELALTPEKVGMQPWQVEEVYERLKVGFREYRKLMAANEDTRPIELAITFYAAWLGHYVGDGSMPLHTTIQYNGWKGPNPNGYTTEHHIHSLFESTFVSANVKREAVVPLVAASQPKALDDEWTDYLTYLRHSNSLVEKTYQIEKAGGFAGAGTPEGKEFTVQCLADGAIELRDMIYTAWLRSADPVEEFHGEARMPMNTHAVVAGN, from the coding sequence ATGATGAAAGCTAAAAATCTGGTGCGTTTTGCGGCAGCGGTTGCGCTGCTCCCTTTGATGCTGGTTCAGCAGGGATTCGCATGGGGCAATGATGGGCACCGAATGATCAACTGGCTGGCTGCGAAATATCTGCCGACGGATGTTCCCGCCTTCCTGCGCAATGGTGGCGCACTTGATGCGATGGATTACCTTGGACCCGAGCCGGATCGCTGGCGCAACAAAGCTGAGGCCGAATTGAATGCAGCGCAGGCGCCGGACCACTTCATCGACCTGGAAATGGCCGATATGGTCGGCACGTTGCCGAAGGAGCGCTATGACTTTATTCGCGCATTGGCAAAGGTGCAGGCTGAGCACCCGGAACTTGCCCTGACCCCTGAGAAGGTCGGTATGCAGCCGTGGCAGGTGGAAGAGGTCTACGAACGCTTGAAGGTTGGTTTCCGCGAATATCGTAAGCTGATGGCTGCGAATGAAGACACACGGCCCATTGAACTGGCGATCACTTTTTATGCTGCGTGGCTGGGGCACTATGTGGGCGATGGCTCGATGCCACTGCACACGACGATTCAATACAACGGATGGAAGGGGCCGAATCCGAATGGCTACACAACGGAGCATCACATCCATTCATTATTTGAGAGCACTTTTGTCAGCGCAAATGTGAAGCGTGAAGCCGTTGTGCCGCTAGTAGCTGCGTCGCAGCCGAAGGCACTTGATGATGAGTGGACGGATTACCTTACTTATCTGCGGCACTCGAATTCATTGGTTGAGAAGACTTACCAGATCGAAAAGGCTGGAGGCTTTGCTGGAGCGGGAACGCCGGAGGGCAAGGAGTTCACTGTGCAGTGTCTGGCTGACGGTGCGATTGAATTGCGAGACATGATCTATACAGCCTGGTTGCGGAGCGCTGATCCGGTAGAAGAGTTTCATGGCGAGGCTCGTATGCCAATGAATACCCACGCAGTCGTTGCCGGCAATTAG
- the pncB gene encoding nicotinate phosphoribosyltransferase produces MNVNFAERAHNHNWKLDPIVRSLLDTDFYKLLMLQFIWKNFPGIHVTSEVTNRTTAVRLADHISAGALIEQMEHVKDLRFRKSELIWLAGNTFYGTRSIFEPAFLVWLEDGFRLSDYEVTERDGQLVLRFSGLWTEVTMWEIYGLALVSEMKTRAALATLSELELDVLYARAKTKLWDKIERLRGVSGLSISEFGTRRRHSFLWQEYVVEAMRGALGRSLAGTSNTFLAYKHDLEAMGTNAHELPMALAALSNTDEELRASQYRVLELWQKSYGGELLILLPDTFGTTQFLENAPDWAADWTGQRCDSKDPFIAGDEYIAWLLKRGRDARRKRLIASDGLDVDDILRLHDYFNGRIRFSAGWGTLVTNDFRGCHPRGEHDFDPISLVCKLMTVEGRPAVKLSDNAHKSTGVPSEVERYRRIFGTKAVEGPAVVV; encoded by the coding sequence ATGAACGTCAACTTTGCCGAGCGGGCGCATAACCACAACTGGAAGCTGGACCCTATCGTTCGGTCTCTGCTCGACACAGACTTTTACAAGCTGCTGATGTTGCAGTTTATCTGGAAGAACTTTCCTGGCATTCATGTAACATCCGAGGTCACAAACCGTACGACTGCTGTCCGGCTCGCAGATCATATATCGGCTGGTGCGCTGATTGAGCAGATGGAGCACGTGAAGGATTTGCGTTTTCGCAAATCGGAATTGATCTGGTTGGCGGGAAACACCTTCTATGGCACGCGAAGCATTTTCGAGCCAGCGTTTCTAGTGTGGCTAGAGGATGGCTTTCGTCTTTCGGACTACGAAGTAACCGAGCGCGATGGCCAGTTAGTACTGCGATTTTCCGGCCTATGGACTGAGGTGACGATGTGGGAGATCTATGGACTTGCACTCGTCAGCGAGATGAAGACGCGTGCAGCACTAGCCACGCTGAGTGAGCTTGAGCTGGATGTGCTCTACGCGCGGGCGAAGACAAAGTTATGGGACAAGATTGAGCGGCTGCGTGGGGTATCGGGGCTAAGCATCTCCGAATTCGGTACTCGGCGGCGACATAGTTTTTTGTGGCAGGAATATGTGGTTGAAGCGATGCGGGGGGCGCTTGGCAGGAGCTTGGCGGGTACATCGAATACGTTTCTTGCGTACAAACACGACTTGGAGGCGATGGGAACAAACGCGCACGAGTTGCCGATGGCGCTGGCTGCTCTGTCGAACACGGACGAAGAACTGCGCGCTTCACAGTATCGTGTGCTGGAGCTTTGGCAGAAGAGTTATGGTGGTGAGCTGCTGATCCTGCTACCCGACACTTTTGGGACAACGCAGTTTCTGGAGAATGCGCCGGACTGGGCTGCAGACTGGACGGGGCAACGGTGCGATTCGAAGGATCCATTTATTGCGGGCGATGAATATATTGCGTGGTTATTGAAGCGTGGCCGCGATGCGAGACGGAAGCGGCTGATCGCATCCGATGGGCTCGACGTTGATGACATTCTGCGTTTGCATGATTACTTCAATGGACGGATCCGGTTTAGTGCGGGTTGGGGAACGCTGGTGACGAATGACTTTCGCGGATGCCATCCGAGGGGAGAACATGACTTCGACCCGATCAGTCTTGTCTGCAAGCTGATGACGGTGGAGGGGCGTCCTGCCGTAAAACTGAGCGATAACGCACATAAGTCGACTGGCGTGCCGTCGGAGGTGGAGCGCTATCGCCGTATCTTTGGCACGAAAGCAGTCGAAGGCCCTGCCGTAGTGGTGTGA
- a CDS encoding PEP-CTERM sorting domain-containing protein (PEP-CTERM proteins occur, often in large numbers, in the proteomes of bacteria that also encode an exosortase, a predicted intramembrane cysteine proteinase. The presence of a PEP-CTERM domain at a protein's C-terminus predicts cleavage within the sorting domain, followed by covalent anchoring to some some component of the (usually Gram-negative) cell surface. Many PEP-CTERM proteins exhibit an unusual sequence composition that includes large numbers of potential glycosylation sites. Expression of one such protein has been shown restore the ability of a bacterium to form floc, a type of biofilm.) translates to MKKLLSSSVRFLLCMPALLLMTGVLHADTVFSENFNEVTPGLGVATAGAFQAIDGTNVDVVGGALFGNLCSGPESGNCVDMGGTGGKNPSGNIDLMTALNLAPGTYYLSFDLIGSQRDTTTTTTVNFGPYSQTFTLGPEDFTSGIVTDQAVVWGGGNIQLQFTDNSPANNIGALLDNITVTTTPAPVPEPESLVLLATGLLGGAGLLRRKFFV, encoded by the coding sequence ATGAAAAAGCTGCTTTCTTCCAGTGTTCGTTTTTTGCTTTGCATGCCCGCTCTATTGCTTATGACAGGGGTGCTTCACGCGGATACCGTCTTTTCCGAGAACTTTAATGAGGTCACGCCCGGATTAGGGGTTGCGACCGCTGGTGCCTTTCAGGCGATCGACGGCACCAACGTCGATGTCGTGGGCGGTGCGCTGTTTGGAAATCTTTGCTCTGGACCGGAGTCGGGCAACTGTGTGGACATGGGCGGCACGGGTGGAAAGAACCCGAGCGGCAATATCGATCTGATGACCGCTCTGAATCTGGCACCGGGAACTTATTATTTGAGCTTCGACCTGATTGGTTCGCAGCGCGACACGACGACTACGACGACGGTGAACTTCGGACCCTATTCACAGACGTTTACGTTGGGACCCGAAGACTTTACCTCGGGCATCGTGACGGACCAGGCAGTCGTCTGGGGTGGAGGAAATATTCAGTTGCAGTTTACGGATAACAGCCCGGCGAACAATATTGGAGCGCTGCTGGATAACATCACCGTTACAACGACCCCAGCTCCTGTACCTGAACCGGAGAGTCTGGTGCTGCTGGCGACCGGATTGCTCGGAGGCGCAGGATTGCTGCGCCGGAAGTTCTTCGTATAA
- a CDS encoding 1,9-bis(guanidino)-5-aza-nonane synthase, translating to MATKKELLNRPIQHLDLAQHNVVPLVEAMQHMAYSARDTARAANIYDMMLRDTDCGVILCLAGSLISAGLQKLIVTLVRSNMVDAIVSTGANIVDQDFFEALSFNHYIAGDEYKYGAGDAELRELMIDRIYDTFIDEEELRICDETLHQITNSLQPRPYSSREFIREMGAWLVKNGKTPQAGSKTGGRDSIVLAAYEKNVPIFCPAFSDCSAGFGFVAHQHERQGKPMVSIDSAKDFYELTQLKLANPTTGLLMIGGGVPKNFAQDIVVAADVLGVDASMHKYAIQITVADARDGALSGSTLKEASSWGKVDLTYEQMVYSEATLALPIIAGYAYHKQSASSRKGKQWSQILDKVQETVEV from the coding sequence ATGGCAACCAAAAAAGAGCTCCTCAACCGTCCTATTCAGCACCTCGATCTGGCTCAGCACAACGTCGTCCCCTTGGTCGAAGCCATGCAGCATATGGCCTATTCCGCGCGCGACACCGCCCGCGCCGCCAACATCTACGACATGATGCTCCGCGACACCGACTGCGGCGTCATCCTCTGCCTCGCTGGCTCGCTCATCTCCGCCGGCCTGCAGAAGCTCATCGTCACCCTCGTCCGCAGCAATATGGTGGACGCCATCGTCTCCACCGGCGCCAACATCGTCGACCAGGATTTCTTCGAAGCCCTCAGCTTCAACCACTACATCGCCGGCGACGAGTACAAGTACGGCGCGGGCGACGCAGAGCTCCGTGAGCTGATGATCGACCGGATCTACGACACCTTTATCGACGAGGAAGAGCTCCGCATCTGCGACGAGACCCTCCACCAGATCACTAACTCGCTCCAGCCGCGACCCTACAGCTCGCGCGAGTTCATCCGAGAGATGGGAGCCTGGCTCGTCAAGAACGGCAAGACCCCCCAGGCTGGATCGAAGACAGGTGGCCGCGACTCCATCGTCCTCGCCGCTTACGAAAAGAACGTCCCCATCTTCTGCCCGGCCTTCTCGGACTGCTCCGCCGGCTTTGGCTTCGTCGCACACCAGCACGAGCGCCAGGGCAAGCCGATGGTCTCGATCGACTCGGCCAAGGACTTCTACGAACTGACGCAGCTCAAGCTTGCCAACCCCACCACCGGCCTTCTGATGATCGGCGGCGGCGTCCCCAAAAACTTCGCTCAGGACATCGTCGTTGCGGCCGATGTCCTCGGCGTCGATGCTTCCATGCACAAGTACGCCATCCAGATCACCGTGGCCGACGCCCGCGACGGCGCTCTCTCCGGCTCTACCCTCAAGGAAGCCAGCAGTTGGGGCAAGGTAGACCTGACCTACGAACAGATGGTCTACTCCGAAGCCACCCTGGCCTTGCCAATCATCGCCGGATATGCCTATCACAAGCAGTCAGCGTCATCCCGCAAAGGCAAACAGTGGTCACAGATACTAGATAAAGTGCAGGAAACGGTTGAAGTTTAG
- a CDS encoding ATP-binding response regulator, translated as MHIFSLLGFLSLLATCGVLLFAFLRAQRTVRDLADQLTQAREQQHQNNLKLNERSQLDNLKDEFISTVSHELRTPLTSIRGALGLLSSGVIGDVDAKAQNLLRIAVTNTDRLIRLINDILDLERMESGRAPLQIRRCSLSELAQQAIETMTAMADSNTVHLELVSSPTVTSPESLFFDGDPDRILQVITNLLSNAIKFSPPASTVRVHTDATADSILLKVVDEGRGIPAEKLDSIFDRFQQVEPSDARQKGGTGLGLAICRSIAQQHSGSIWAQRNLGIGTTFYVMLPRTTRSTDVAVPVQPPRGEGAILVCDDDPGIRTVVGENLTRQGYSVIEANSGEQCLVLAAENKVEAILLDLYMPGLSGWETLQRLRNNPVTANIPVVVLSVLSSTLRPQLTGDAQGWVQKPFNENMLFAELGRVLHHGEGPAYVLLVEDDHDLASVVIASFENAAVHIDHVSTRQQAIRQCITRRPDLLILDLTLPDGDGFSLVEWLRQQPPLATLPLVVYSGREISDPEMNKLRLGPTEFLTKAKVQPKEVEDLVLSMVHHIRTKYADLAAAGPAA; from the coding sequence ATGCATATTTTCTCCCTCCTTGGATTTCTTTCGCTTCTCGCCACCTGCGGCGTTCTTTTGTTCGCATTCCTGCGTGCTCAACGCACGGTTCGCGATCTTGCCGATCAGCTCACCCAGGCACGTGAGCAACAACATCAGAACAACCTCAAACTGAACGAGCGCTCGCAGCTCGACAATCTCAAGGATGAGTTCATCTCAACGGTCTCGCACGAGCTCCGTACCCCGCTGACCAGTATTCGCGGCGCGCTCGGCCTTCTCTCCTCCGGCGTCATCGGAGACGTGGACGCTAAGGCGCAAAACCTGCTCCGTATCGCCGTAACCAACACTGATCGGCTCATCCGCCTCATCAACGACATTCTCGATCTCGAGCGCATGGAATCAGGCCGTGCGCCCTTACAGATCCGCCGCTGCTCGCTGAGCGAATTGGCGCAACAAGCGATAGAAACCATGACGGCGATGGCAGACTCCAACACGGTCCACCTCGAACTGGTCTCCTCGCCTACAGTCACTTCGCCCGAATCGCTTTTCTTCGACGGCGACCCTGATCGCATCCTGCAGGTCATCACGAACCTGCTCTCAAATGCCATTAAGTTTTCACCTCCAGCTTCGACCGTCCGGGTTCACACTGATGCGACGGCAGATTCGATCTTGCTTAAAGTCGTCGACGAGGGACGTGGCATTCCGGCAGAAAAGCTCGATAGCATCTTCGACCGCTTCCAACAGGTCGAACCCTCTGACGCTCGCCAGAAAGGTGGCACGGGTCTTGGTCTCGCCATCTGCCGCAGCATCGCACAGCAACACTCGGGTTCGATCTGGGCACAGCGCAACCTTGGCATCGGCACGACGTTTTACGTCATGCTCCCCCGCACCACACGTTCTACCGACGTTGCCGTTCCGGTACAGCCACCACGCGGCGAAGGCGCCATCCTCGTCTGCGACGACGATCCTGGAATCCGCACGGTAGTAGGAGAAAATCTTACACGCCAGGGCTATAGCGTCATAGAAGCTAACTCCGGTGAACAGTGCCTCGTGCTTGCGGCTGAAAACAAGGTGGAAGCGATTCTTCTCGATCTCTACATGCCCGGCCTCAGCGGGTGGGAGACACTCCAGCGCCTCCGCAATAATCCTGTCACGGCCAATATCCCCGTCGTTGTTCTCAGCGTGCTGTCTTCCACTCTCCGTCCGCAGCTCACCGGAGATGCGCAGGGTTGGGTGCAGAAACCCTTCAACGAAAACATGCTCTTCGCCGAGCTGGGCCGTGTGCTCCATCACGGCGAAGGTCCGGCTTATGTTCTGCTCGTCGAAGACGACCACGACCTGGCCAGCGTCGTCATTGCCAGCTTTGAAAACGCGGCCGTCCACATTGATCACGTTTCGACCCGCCAACAGGCCATCCGCCAGTGCATCACGCGTCGCCCTGACCTGCTCATCCTCGACCTCACACTTCCCGACGGAGATGGCTTCTCGCTGGTTGAATGGCTCCGCCAGCAGCCACCATTGGCCACTCTGCCGCTGGTCGTCTATTCCGGCCGAGAGATCTCCGATCCCGAGATGAACAAACTGCGTCTCGGCCCCACTGAGTTTCTCACCAAAGCCAAGGTGCAGCCCAAAGAGGTAGAAGATTTGGTCCTCTCGATGGTGCACCACATCCGCACAAAATACGCTGATCTGGCCGCCGCCGGACCAGCCGCTTAG
- a CDS encoding response regulator, with product MRRVLIIDDEDDIREVAALSLEATAGWQILTANCGTKGIEVAAAERPDAILMDVMMPEVDGPTTFRLMQQNPTIAHIPVLLLTAKVQGADQRRFANLGVNGILFKPFDPLTLAQQISDILGWKEGTSDPPPAIPST from the coding sequence ATGAGACGCGTTTTAATCATCGACGACGAAGACGATATCCGCGAGGTCGCAGCCCTTTCACTCGAAGCCACCGCGGGCTGGCAAATCCTCACTGCAAACTGCGGCACAAAGGGCATTGAAGTTGCCGCAGCCGAGCGCCCCGACGCCATCCTGATGGACGTGATGATGCCTGAGGTGGACGGCCCCACGACCTTCCGGCTGATGCAGCAAAACCCTACCATCGCCCACATCCCTGTGCTGCTTCTCACGGCGAAGGTCCAGGGCGCAGACCAGCGACGCTTCGCCAATCTTGGCGTCAATGGAATTCTCTTCAAGCCATTTGACCCGCTCACCCTGGCGCAACAAATCTCCGATATTCTTGGATGGAAAGAGGGCACGTCCGACCCTCCGCCGGCGATTCCCTCCACCTGA
- a CDS encoding Hpt domain-containing protein — protein MDQKTEAKVDHLIAELWRKNLPSLRDRLDMLDRAAAEAASGKLTEATRAEAQSIAHKLAGNLGMFGYPKGSEVASKMEHALKTPTSETLLTLTELAKQLRQTLPGL, from the coding sequence ATGGATCAGAAGACCGAAGCGAAAGTCGACCATCTCATCGCAGAACTCTGGCGCAAGAACCTGCCCAGCCTGCGTGACCGTCTCGACATGCTCGATCGCGCCGCTGCCGAAGCCGCCTCAGGCAAACTAACAGAAGCAACGCGCGCAGAGGCTCAGTCCATCGCCCACAAGCTCGCCGGCAACCTCGGCATGTTTGGCTATCCAAAAGGATCAGAAGTAGCGAGCAAAATGGAACACGCGCTCAAAACCCCTACGTCCGAAACGCTCCTCACTCTCACCGAACTTGCAAAGCAGCTCCGCCAAACCCTCCCGGGCCTTTAA
- a CDS encoding glycoside hydrolase family 88 protein — MRLIAALVVVGCVMAQVGVAQESPSRQMAQTVIKEWPAGMISTLGHPGKWGYEEGVLLDGMAAEWHTTADGADFHYIKAAVDKYVNDDGTLTGYKPGAHTLDEIEMGRAILLVYRVTHQPKYYKAAKFLNDQLAEQPRTASGGYWHKQIYPNQMWLDGAYMAEPFRAAYAATFQQPDDFTDIAKQLLLMDKHMRDPKTGLLRHGWDESRKMPWADPKTGLSPEVWGRAMGWYEMALVDVLDWMPENQPERAEVIRALQRTVAAVVKAQDKDSGLWWQVMDQPGRKGNYFEASASCMFVYALAKGVRMGYLPQAYEENARRGWEGIQKKFIATGPDGSMVLNGTVSVGGLGGKPYRSGTYDYYLSEKVVANDAKGVGAFLKAGSEMEQASTEALGQGKTVMVDAWFNSQTRKNAAGQTELYHYKWNDDTNDGFAFLGRVFQRYGARLATEKAAPTLVDLKRAQIYVIASPDIPVKNPHPHYMDKASARAIAAWVRGGGVLLMLENDPANADIEHFNTLSDIFGIHYNAVLANHVVGADYPAGSVAIPEGTGVFAHSHLGYMKDTCTITTSRGAKAVVTKDSNVMIAEAKYGKGTVLAVVDPWVYNEYVDHRNHLPVQYDNFASAIDMAGWAVKQAEK; from the coding sequence ATGCGGTTGATTGCGGCTCTTGTGGTGGTGGGATGCGTGATGGCGCAGGTTGGCGTGGCGCAGGAGTCGCCTTCGCGGCAGATGGCACAGACAGTGATCAAGGAGTGGCCGGCGGGGATGATCTCGACCCTGGGGCACCCGGGCAAGTGGGGCTATGAAGAAGGTGTGCTGCTGGATGGCATGGCCGCGGAGTGGCATACGACGGCTGATGGCGCGGACTTTCACTACATCAAGGCCGCGGTGGACAAGTATGTCAATGACGATGGAACTCTGACTGGATATAAGCCCGGCGCGCATACGCTCGATGAGATTGAGATGGGACGCGCGATTCTGCTGGTCTATCGCGTGACGCATCAGCCGAAGTATTACAAGGCTGCGAAGTTTTTGAATGACCAGCTTGCCGAGCAGCCGAGGACGGCGAGCGGCGGGTACTGGCACAAGCAGATCTATCCGAACCAGATGTGGCTGGACGGCGCATACATGGCTGAGCCGTTTCGCGCAGCGTATGCAGCTACGTTTCAACAGCCGGATGACTTTACCGATATTGCGAAGCAGTTGCTGCTGATGGACAAGCACATGCGCGATCCGAAGACGGGGTTGCTGCGGCATGGATGGGACGAGTCGCGGAAGATGCCGTGGGCCGATCCGAAGACGGGGCTCTCGCCTGAGGTGTGGGGCCGCGCGATGGGGTGGTACGAGATGGCCTTGGTGGATGTGCTGGACTGGATGCCAGAGAATCAGCCGGAGCGCGCTGAAGTGATTCGCGCGTTGCAGCGCACTGTGGCTGCGGTCGTAAAAGCGCAGGACAAGGATTCGGGTCTGTGGTGGCAGGTGATGGATCAGCCGGGCCGCAAGGGGAACTACTTTGAGGCTTCGGCGAGCTGCATGTTTGTTTACGCGCTGGCGAAGGGCGTGAGGATGGGCTACCTTCCACAGGCGTATGAGGAGAATGCGCGGCGTGGGTGGGAGGGGATTCAGAAGAAATTTATCGCGACAGGGCCTGATGGGTCGATGGTGCTGAATGGGACGGTGTCGGTGGGTGGGCTGGGCGGCAAACCGTATCGTTCGGGGACGTATGACTACTACCTGAGCGAGAAGGTTGTTGCTAATGACGCGAAGGGTGTTGGTGCGTTTTTGAAGGCGGGGTCGGAGATGGAGCAGGCTTCGACGGAGGCGCTGGGGCAGGGCAAGACCGTGATGGTCGATGCGTGGTTCAACTCGCAGACGCGCAAGAACGCTGCCGGGCAGACGGAGCTTTATCACTACAAGTGGAATGACGATACGAATGATGGCTTTGCGTTTTTAGGGCGCGTGTTTCAGCGGTATGGAGCGCGGTTGGCTACGGAGAAGGCTGCGCCGACTCTCGTGGATTTGAAGCGAGCTCAGATCTATGTGATTGCGTCGCCCGATATTCCGGTGAAGAATCCGCACCCGCACTACATGGACAAGGCCAGCGCGCGCGCGATTGCAGCGTGGGTCAGGGGCGGCGGAGTGCTGCTGATGCTGGAGAACGATCCGGCTAATGCCGACATCGAGCACTTCAACACGTTGAGCGATATCTTCGGTATCCATTACAACGCTGTGCTGGCGAACCATGTGGTGGGCGCTGATTATCCGGCCGGGAGCGTGGCGATTCCGGAAGGAACGGGTGTCTTCGCGCATTCGCACCTGGGATACATGAAGGACACGTGCACGATTACAACATCGCGCGGCGCGAAGGCTGTCGTCACGAAGGACAGCAATGTGATGATTGCCGAGGCGAAGTATGGCAAGGGGACGGTGCTGGCGGTAGTGGACCCGTGGGTCTACAACGAGTATGTGGACCATAGGAACCATCTGCCGGTGCAATACGACAACTTTGCCAGCGCGATTGATATGGCTGGATGGGCCGTGAAGCAGGCAGAGAAGTAG